A single window of Oenanthe melanoleuca isolate GR-GAL-2019-014 unplaced genomic scaffold, OMel1.0 S001, whole genome shotgun sequence DNA harbors:
- the LOC130266176 gene encoding zinc finger protein 892-like, protein MPQRSCRRRVCKPSPGSCKEERPSLCRIGGRRSRRSSQLVEKPHGGEKPHKCLECGKVFSYMSDLMRHQRIHNGERPYECGKCGNGFRDSSDLIRHQVIHTGKKPCECGKCGKSFRDISHLMQHQVVHTGERPYTCLECRKSFGWSSALRRHQHIHTRERPYKCPECGKKFKTSSNCLKHERIHTEERPFRCPDCGKGFNRSDTLTKHRRIHTGERPYECPECGKSFSQSSTLTKHQRRHH, encoded by the coding sequence atgccCCAGAGATCGTGCAGGCGGAGGgtctgcaaacccagcccagggagctgtaaggaggaaagaccctccctgtGCCGGATAGGCGGCCGGAGATCCAGGCGGAGCTCacagctggtggagaagcctcatggaggggagaagccccacaagtgcttggaatgtgggaaggtTTTCAGCTACATGTCTGACCTGATGCGACACCAGCGGATCCACAATGGGGAAcggccctatgagtgtgggaaATGCGGAAATGGATTCAGAGACAGCTCAGACCTGATCCGGCACCAGGTGATCCACactgggaaaaagccctgcgagtgtgggaaatgtgggaagagcttcagagACATCTCCCACCTGATGCAGCACCAGGTGGTCCACACAGGGGAAcggccctacacctgcttggaatgtaGGAAGAGCTTTGGGTGGAGCTCTGCCCTGAGAAGACACCAGCACATCCATACCAGGGAGAGGCCCTAcaagtgtcctgagtgtgggaagaagTTTAAGACCAGCTCCAATTGCCTCAAACATGAGCGgattcacacagaggagaggcccttcCGCTGCCCCGACTGCGGGAAGGGATTCAACCGCAGTGACACCCTCACCAAacaccggcgcatccacactggggagaggccctacgagtgtcctgagtgtgggaagagcttctcacagagctcaACCTTGACCAAACACCAACGGAGACACCACTAA